Proteins found in one Miscanthus floridulus cultivar M001 chromosome 4, ASM1932011v1, whole genome shotgun sequence genomic segment:
- the LOC136550928 gene encoding carboxylesterase 15-like encodes MSSPTPAPGTAAAPHVVEDCLGFVQLLSDGTVRRSTDYSMLRPTGRVPSDSDLPVQWKDVVYDDTHGLRLRMYRPTNAGVGKKKKLPVLVYFHGGGFCLLSFEMTSFHAGALRLATELPALVLSADYRLAPEHRLPAALDDAESVFSWLRAQATSSSAAAAGADPWLAESADFARVFVSGDSAGGNISHHVAVGHGSEGGLALAPLRLAGCVMLWPYFGGEEPTPSEAACPADQVMGPALFDQMWRLALPSGANKDHPFANPFAPGSVPLSDLGAAFPPVLVVDPDQDPLHDRVVDYVARLKAAGKAVELVVFAGQGHGFFVTEPCGEASDELIRVIRRFVHGA; translated from the coding sequence ATGTCGTCGCCCACGCCGGCGCCGGGCACGGCAGCGGCGCCACACGTCGTCGAGGACTGCCTCGGCTTCGTGCAGCTGCTCAGCGACGGCACGGTGAGGCGCTCCACGGACTACTCCATGCTCCGTCCCACTGGCCGCGTTCCGTCGGACTCGGACCTGCCCGTGCAGTGGAAGGACGTGGTCTACGACGACACGCACGGCCTCCGGCTCCGCATGTACCGGCCCACCAACGCCGGAgtcgggaagaagaagaagctgcCGGTGCTCGTCTACTTCCACGGCGGCGGCTTCTGCCTCCTAAGCTTCGAGATGACCAGCTTCCACGCGGGTGCGCTCCGGCTCGCCACCGAGCTCCCGGCGCTCGTGCTCTCCGCGGACTACCGCCTCGCGCCGGAGCACCGCCTCCCCGCGGCGCTGGACGACGCCGAGTCCGTCTTCTCCTGGCTCCGCGCGCAGGCCACGTCGTCGTCCGCTGCCGCGGCGGGCGCGGACCCGTGGCTCGCCGAGTCGGCCGACTTCGCCCGGGTGTTCGTCAGCGGCGACTCGGCCGGCGGCAACATCTCGCACCACGTCGCCGTGGGCCACGGCTCCGAAGGGGGGCTCGCCCTCGCCCCGCTCCGCCTCGCCGGGTGCGTGATGCTCTGGCCCTACTTCGGCGGCGAGGAGCCGACGCCGTCCGAGGCGGCGTGCCCGGCCGACCAGGTCATGGGCCCGGCGCTGTTCGACCAGATGTGGCGCCTGGCGCTGCCGTCGGGCGCGAACAAGGACCACCCGTTCGCGAACCCGTTCGCGCCGGGGAGCGTCCCGCTGAGTGACCTCGGCGCGGCCTTCCCGCCGGTGCTCGTCGTGGATCCCGACCAGGACCCGCTGCACGACCGCGTGGTGGACTACGTCGCCAGGCTCAAGGCGGCCGGGAAGGCCGTCGAGCTCGTCGTGTTCGCGGGGCAGGGACATGGGTTCTTCGTCACGGAGCCCTGCGGTGAGGCCTCCGACGAGCTGATCCGGGTCATTAGGCGATTCGTGCACGGTGCTTAG